In Actinoplanes derwentensis, the following proteins share a genomic window:
- a CDS encoding CAP domain-containing protein, translating to MRQLLRRLAVSALLAPVAAIGVTTLITSPAQASASKPGPSQPGSWLPGSAQDGTWLLNPAQPGTWFPGTSIPGTSQPGSSQPGSWMPDSGQWKSNPWKSQPGSRKPRPWTPGSSSPTQPTQPTTPVPAQPTPAQPTPAQPAPTTPAPNGGTPAKSNEQTLQTEINRLINVQRTSNGCAALTVNDQLTTAARDHSAWMAQTGTFSHTGSGGSSFVTRAKAAGYAKPSAENIAMGYRSAAQVVDGWMNSPGHRANIVNCQSKTVGVGVVFAADGSPYYTQVFGY from the coding sequence TTGCGCCAGCTTCTTCGCCGCCTCGCTGTCTCCGCCCTGCTCGCCCCGGTCGCCGCCATCGGCGTCACCACGCTGATCACGAGCCCGGCCCAGGCCTCCGCGTCGAAGCCCGGCCCGTCGCAGCCCGGTTCGTGGCTGCCCGGCTCGGCGCAGGACGGCACCTGGCTGCTGAACCCGGCGCAGCCGGGCACCTGGTTCCCCGGCACGTCGATCCCCGGCACGTCGCAGCCCGGTTCGTCGCAGCCCGGCTCTTGGATGCCGGACTCGGGTCAGTGGAAGTCCAACCCGTGGAAGTCGCAGCCCGGTTCGCGTAAGCCCCGCCCGTGGACCCCCGGATCGTCGTCGCCGACCCAGCCCACCCAGCCGACCACGCCTGTCCCGGCCCAGCCCACGCCGGCTCAGCCGACCCCTGCGCAGCCCGCCCCGACCACGCCCGCCCCCAACGGCGGCACCCCGGCGAAGTCCAACGAGCAGACGCTGCAGACCGAGATCAACCGGCTGATCAACGTCCAGCGCACCAGCAACGGCTGTGCCGCGCTGACCGTCAACGACCAGCTCACCACGGCGGCCCGCGATCACAGCGCGTGGATGGCCCAGACCGGCACGTTCTCGCACACCGGCAGTGGCGGTTCCTCCTTCGTCACCCGGGCGAAGGCCGCCGGTTACGCCAAGCCGTCCGCCGAGAACATCGCCATGGGCTACCGCTCCGCCGCCCAGGTCGTCGACGGCTGGATGAACAGCCCCGGCCACCGCGCCAACATCGTGAACTGCCAGTCCAAGACCGTTGGTGTCGGCGTCGTCTTCGCCGCGGACGGCTCCCCCTACTACACCCAGGTCTTCGGCTACTGA
- a CDS encoding LysR family transcriptional regulator — protein MPLPPWISDLPALDLLISVAETGSVGRAAHAHGITQPSASARLTKLERRLGVPLLVRSRKGSLLTPAGEAVVAWSHGVVDAARTLADGVLTLRADRQARLHVSASLTVAEHLLPAWLLALRRTHPGLDISAHVANSHDVVEAVRSGTADLGFVESPHIPADLGSRPVGEDRLVLVVDAGYPLAARAGRALRPTDLADQPLLLREPGSGTRDTFLSRLEQALGYAPVLPHAISLGSTTTILATVRAGGGIGVISSRAAAAAVTAGELVELHVDGLPLTRPLHALWLGRTPTALAAEMLAIAVR, from the coding sequence ATGCCACTGCCGCCCTGGATCAGCGATCTGCCGGCGCTCGACCTGCTGATCTCGGTGGCCGAGACGGGCAGTGTCGGGCGCGCGGCGCACGCGCACGGCATCACCCAGCCCAGCGCGAGCGCCCGGCTGACGAAACTGGAGCGGCGGCTGGGCGTACCGCTGCTGGTCCGGTCCCGGAAAGGCAGCCTGCTCACCCCGGCCGGGGAAGCCGTCGTCGCGTGGTCGCACGGCGTCGTCGACGCCGCGCGGACCCTCGCCGACGGGGTTCTGACACTGCGCGCCGACCGGCAGGCCCGGCTGCACGTCTCGGCCAGCCTCACCGTCGCCGAGCACCTGCTCCCGGCCTGGCTACTGGCGCTGCGCCGCACCCATCCCGGCCTGGACATCTCCGCCCACGTGGCGAACAGTCACGATGTCGTCGAAGCGGTCCGTTCCGGCACCGCCGACCTGGGGTTCGTCGAGTCCCCGCACATTCCCGCCGACCTGGGGTCCCGCCCGGTCGGCGAGGACCGGCTGGTGCTCGTGGTCGACGCCGGCTACCCGCTCGCCGCCCGCGCCGGCCGGGCGCTGCGCCCCACCGACCTGGCCGACCAGCCACTGCTGCTGCGCGAGCCGGGTTCCGGCACTCGCGACACGTTCCTCAGCCGCCTCGAACAGGCACTCGGGTACGCGCCGGTGCTGCCGCACGCCATCAGTCTCGGCTCCACCACCACGATCCTGGCCACGGTCCGGGCCGGCGGCGGCATCGGCGTGATCAGCTCCCGGGCGGCCGCCGCCGCGGTCACCGCCGGTGAACTGGTCGAACTACACGTCGACGGCTTGCCCCTGACCCGGCCGTTGCACGCCCTCTGGCTGGGCCGGACCCCGACCGCGCTGGCCGCCGAGATGCTGGCAATCGCCGTCCGCTGA
- a CDS encoding YeiH family protein: MTAIALHPSRNRRPVHSAGIAAAVVLGLVATTAGLLFPLVGAPVFAIVGGVLLSPLARRRAAELRPGLDLAGGPVLQLSVVLFGAQLSLGEVLTVGARSLPVMLGTLGVCLLLAWTAGHWLGVPRDLRTLIGVGTGICGASAIAAATPAIRAKSDDVAYAISTIFLFNVAAVLLLPQIGHVLGLSQEAFGLLAGTAVNDTSSVLAAAGAYGPEAVRHAVVVKLARSLMIIPVVLVLSLRNRGPQVQRARLVPWFLVGFLAVAALNTGGLIPPAAQPVLHQVALLFIAVAMAAIGLRTDVAALRRTGSRPLLLGLLLWVAVVATSLALQHLLPIGP, from the coding sequence GTGACCGCCATCGCTCTTCACCCGTCCCGCAATCGCCGGCCCGTCCACAGTGCCGGGATCGCGGCGGCGGTGGTGCTGGGCCTCGTCGCGACCACCGCCGGACTGCTGTTTCCACTGGTCGGAGCGCCGGTCTTCGCGATTGTCGGTGGAGTGCTGCTCAGCCCGCTCGCCCGCCGCCGCGCCGCCGAACTTCGCCCCGGCCTGGACCTGGCCGGCGGGCCGGTGCTGCAACTCTCCGTGGTCCTGTTCGGTGCCCAGCTGTCACTGGGGGAGGTGCTGACGGTCGGCGCCCGATCGTTACCGGTGATGCTCGGCACCCTCGGTGTCTGCCTGCTGCTGGCGTGGACGGCCGGGCACTGGCTCGGCGTCCCTCGCGACCTGCGAACCCTGATCGGCGTCGGCACCGGCATCTGCGGCGCCTCGGCGATCGCGGCGGCCACCCCGGCGATCCGGGCCAAGAGCGACGACGTGGCGTACGCCATCTCGACGATCTTTCTCTTCAACGTGGCCGCCGTGCTGCTCCTGCCGCAGATCGGGCACGTGCTGGGGCTCAGCCAGGAGGCGTTCGGGCTGCTCGCCGGGACGGCCGTCAACGACACCAGCTCGGTGCTGGCGGCCGCCGGAGCCTACGGACCCGAGGCGGTACGCCACGCCGTGGTCGTCAAACTCGCCCGCTCCCTGATGATCATCCCGGTGGTGCTGGTGTTGTCCCTGCGCAACCGTGGCCCACAGGTCCAGCGGGCCCGGCTCGTGCCCTGGTTCCTCGTCGGTTTCCTGGCCGTGGCCGCGCTCAACACCGGTGGGCTGATCCCGCCCGCCGCCCAGCCGGTACTGCACCAGGTGGCGCTGCTGTTCATCGCGGTCGCGATGGCCGCCATCGGGCTGCGCACCGACGTGGCCGCGCTGCGGCGAACCGGCTCCCGCCCACTGTTGCTCGGCCTGCTGCTCTGGGTCGCGGTCGTCGCCACCAGCCTGGCCCTGCAACACCTACTGCCGATCGGTCCGTGA
- a CDS encoding SAM-dependent methyltransferase, whose product MDDSSAAPHGIDPTQPHPARRYNYWLGGKDNFAADRASGDELEKHFPKVRLGALANRALLQRATGFLAAEAGIRQFLDIGTGLPTADNTHQVAQRLAPDSRVVYVDNDPLVMVHARALLNSSPEGRTSYIEADLNDPEAILKHPVLADTLDLTQPVGLMLIAVLHFLHGAGAAQPIVRRLLDALPPGSYLVATHATSDFGSPEQQALYQQLVQTGRSDVWTRPYDEFAALFEGLDLVEPGVVPASEWRPEPGSEIPPRTDINLWTAVGRKP is encoded by the coding sequence GTGGACGACAGCAGCGCAGCCCCCCACGGAATCGACCCGACGCAGCCGCATCCGGCCCGGCGCTACAACTACTGGCTCGGTGGCAAGGACAACTTCGCCGCCGACCGCGCCTCCGGCGACGAGCTGGAGAAACACTTCCCTAAAGTACGGCTGGGTGCGCTCGCCAACCGGGCCCTCCTGCAGCGGGCCACCGGTTTCCTGGCAGCCGAAGCGGGCATCCGCCAATTTCTTGACATCGGCACCGGCCTGCCGACCGCCGACAACACCCACCAGGTGGCGCAGCGGCTCGCCCCGGACAGCCGGGTGGTCTACGTCGACAACGACCCGCTCGTCATGGTGCACGCCCGGGCCCTGCTCAACAGCAGCCCCGAAGGCCGTACCTCTTACATCGAGGCCGACCTGAACGACCCCGAGGCGATCCTGAAGCACCCGGTGCTGGCCGACACCCTGGACCTGACACAGCCGGTCGGGCTGATGCTGATCGCGGTGCTGCACTTCCTACACGGTGCGGGGGCTGCCCAGCCGATCGTGCGCCGACTGCTGGACGCGCTGCCGCCCGGGAGCTACCTGGTCGCCACGCACGCCACCTCTGACTTCGGCAGTCCGGAGCAGCAGGCGCTCTACCAGCAGCTCGTACAGACCGGTCGCTCCGACGTGTGGACCCGGCCGTACGACGAGTTCGCCGCCCTGTTCGAAGGTCTCGACCTGGTCGAACCGGGAGTGGTCCCGGCCAGCGAGTGGCGCCCCGAGCCGGGCAGCGAGATCCCGCCCCGCACCGACATCAACCTGTGGACCGCCGTCGGCCGCAAGCCCTGA
- a CDS encoding aldo/keto reductase: MDLFDDFTGVARIGLGLAAVGRPGYINLGRTRDLPPDRTTEAMRDRAHDLMDRAYAAGVRYFDAARSYGRAEEFLASWLPGHDRAVAGSKWGYTYTADWRVTADVHEVKDHGVAAFDRQITESRALLGDGLALYQIHSVTPDSPALTDRELHRRLAGQGAVVGLSTSGPAQADAIRAALAIEVDGHSLFRSVQATWNLLEPSAGPALAEAHAAGVAVIVKEAMANGRLADRDTTALAAALHQPWATIVLSGAATTAQLDSNLQAATVTLSDTDLEQLNTLAEPAADYWKTRSGLPWT, translated from the coding sequence GTGGATCTCTTCGACGACTTCACCGGCGTGGCCCGGATCGGTCTGGGACTGGCCGCGGTGGGCCGCCCCGGCTACATCAACCTCGGCCGGACCCGGGACCTACCGCCGGACCGCACCACCGAGGCGATGCGGGACCGGGCCCACGACCTGATGGACCGGGCGTACGCCGCCGGGGTCCGCTATTTCGACGCGGCCCGCTCGTACGGCCGGGCCGAGGAGTTCCTGGCGAGCTGGCTACCCGGCCATGATCGCGCGGTGGCCGGCAGCAAGTGGGGTTACACCTACACCGCGGACTGGCGGGTGACCGCCGACGTGCACGAGGTCAAGGACCACGGGGTCGCCGCGTTCGACCGGCAGATCACCGAGAGCCGGGCCCTGCTCGGCGACGGTCTGGCCCTCTACCAGATCCACTCGGTCACCCCCGACAGCCCAGCGCTCACCGACCGGGAGTTGCACCGTCGGCTGGCCGGTCAGGGTGCCGTGGTCGGCCTGTCCACCAGCGGCCCCGCGCAGGCCGACGCGATCCGGGCCGCCCTGGCGATCGAGGTCGACGGCCACTCCCTGTTCCGCAGCGTCCAGGCCACCTGGAACCTCCTGGAACCCAGCGCCGGTCCCGCCCTGGCCGAGGCTCACGCCGCCGGTGTCGCGGTGATCGTGAAGGAGGCGATGGCCAACGGCCGCCTGGCCGACCGCGACACGACAGCACTGGCCGCCGCCCTGCACCAGCCGTGGGCGACGATCGTCCTGTCCGGCGCCGCCACCACCGCCCAGCTCGACTCCAACCTGCAAGCCGCCACCGTCACCCTGAGCGACACCGACCTGGAGCAGCTGAACACCCTCGCCGAACCGGCCGCCGACTACTGGAAGACCCGGTCCGGCCTGCCCTGGACCTGA
- a CDS encoding acetamidase/formamidase family protein: MHKVRDALIAALGRRTFLRAVAAVGAGGAAAGTIAAPAMAGTSPGAILQPGKGPIHGRHYLRSRPDQVRWGYVPSTGSAPVLRMRSGETVTVDTVSHEGILEDQGRDPVTWFAERGVKRGDVLTDAVDIARGYTRTTRNFDVDGPHVVTGPIHVDGAAPGDVLKVEILSALPRVPYGVISSRHGKGALPRLAGGAVPAGIAESEIMPPVATDGRATGDPRRYGNVSVFTPVRTSRRGDLTGVLPRGRGKQVTFPLNPFMGMMGVAFADAAALTDPALNSIPPTLGGGNIDINLLGRGSTFYLPVFAEGALFYVGDPHMAMGNGEVALTAMEGSLRATYRLTAVKKGAPSVAFRYPFAETPDAWVPIGLSDPDGSQGGQGNDLDVAMRRAVVNALDFLEHDLGMNRAIAYAYLSAAADFHVSQVVDRTVGVHAVIPKTHF, encoded by the coding sequence ATGCACAAGGTCAGGGATGCGCTGATCGCGGCGCTGGGGCGGCGGACCTTTCTGCGGGCGGTGGCCGCGGTCGGCGCCGGCGGTGCCGCAGCCGGGACGATCGCGGCTCCGGCGATGGCCGGGACCTCGCCGGGGGCGATTCTGCAGCCGGGGAAGGGGCCGATCCACGGGCGGCACTATCTGCGGTCGCGGCCGGATCAGGTGCGGTGGGGGTATGTGCCGTCGACCGGGAGTGCGCCGGTGCTGCGGATGCGGTCCGGGGAGACGGTCACCGTGGACACCGTGTCGCACGAGGGCATCCTTGAGGATCAGGGGCGGGATCCGGTCACCTGGTTCGCCGAGCGCGGGGTGAAACGGGGTGACGTGCTGACCGACGCCGTCGACATCGCGCGTGGCTACACCCGTACGACACGCAATTTTGACGTTGATGGTCCGCATGTGGTGACCGGGCCGATCCATGTCGACGGGGCGGCTCCGGGCGACGTGCTCAAGGTGGAGATCCTGTCGGCGCTGCCCCGGGTGCCGTACGGCGTCATCTCCAGCCGGCACGGGAAGGGTGCCCTGCCGCGCCTCGCCGGTGGGGCGGTCCCGGCGGGCATCGCGGAGTCCGAGATCATGCCGCCGGTGGCCACCGACGGCCGGGCCACCGGTGATCCGCGCCGGTACGGCAACGTCTCGGTCTTCACTCCGGTCCGCACTTCGCGTCGTGGTGACCTGACCGGGGTGCTGCCGCGCGGCCGGGGGAAACAGGTCACGTTCCCGCTCAATCCGTTCATGGGGATGATGGGAGTGGCTTTCGCGGACGCGGCGGCGCTGACCGATCCGGCCCTCAACTCGATCCCGCCGACGCTCGGCGGCGGCAACATCGACATCAATCTGCTGGGCCGTGGGTCGACGTTCTACCTGCCGGTCTTCGCCGAAGGTGCACTGTTCTACGTCGGCGACCCGCACATGGCGATGGGTAACGGCGAGGTGGCCCTGACCGCGATGGAGGGGTCGCTGCGGGCCACCTACCGGCTGACCGCGGTCAAGAAGGGCGCGCCGTCGGTGGCGTTCCGCTATCCGTTCGCGGAGACGCCGGACGCGTGGGTGCCGATCGGGCTCTCCGACCCGGACGGCTCGCAGGGTGGCCAGGGCAACGACCTGGACGTCGCGATGCGGCGGGCGGTGGTCAACGCGCTGGACTTCCTGGAGCACGACCTGGGCATGAATCGGGCGATCGCGTACGCCTACCTCTCCGCCGCGGCCGACTTCCACGTGTCGCAGGTGGTGGACCGGACGGTCGGGGTGCACGCCGTCATCCCCAAGACACACTTCTGA
- a CDS encoding xylulokinase, with amino-acid sequence MSDTDDLREAIDQGRTALGIELGSTRIKAVLTGPDHSAIAVGSHDWENQFVDRTWTYSLEAVWEGLQGCFAALAADVKAKFGTELRTTGALGVSAMMHGYLAFDGDGELLTPFRTWRNTNTGDASEQLSELFGHNIPHRWSIAHLYQAVLNSEEHLPRLAHVTTLAGYVHWKLTGRQVLGVGDASGVFPIDVTTGGYDTRMLTQFDELAAGRVPRKLAELLPAVLPAGEAAGTLTEAGARLLDPSGTLQPGAVLAPPEGDAGTGMVATNSVARRTGNISAGTSIFAMIVLDGPLSRVHPEVDLVTTPAGDLVAMVHCNNGASELNAWAGLFGEFATALGVQADSGTVFETLFRSALDGAPDGGGLLAFNNLAGEPITRLHEGRPLFLRTPGSALNLSTFMRTQLYAALATLRIGMDVLQKSESVRLDKMFAHGGLFKTEGVAQKLLAAAIDTPVTVGDFASEGGAWGIAVLAAFVAERQPGQSLDDFLTTRVFAGAELSTAEPEKTDVEGFNAFMQRYVAALPVQEAAISHS; translated from the coding sequence ATGAGCGACACGGATGACTTGCGCGAGGCGATCGACCAGGGGCGGACCGCGCTCGGGATCGAGCTGGGGTCGACCCGCATCAAGGCGGTGCTGACCGGGCCGGACCACTCGGCGATCGCGGTCGGCAGTCACGACTGGGAGAACCAGTTCGTCGACCGGACCTGGACGTACTCCCTGGAGGCCGTCTGGGAAGGGCTGCAGGGCTGTTTCGCCGCGCTGGCCGCCGACGTCAAGGCCAAGTTCGGCACCGAGCTGCGGACCACGGGGGCGCTCGGCGTCTCCGCGATGATGCACGGCTACCTGGCGTTCGACGGTGACGGTGAGCTGCTGACCCCGTTCCGGACGTGGCGCAACACCAACACCGGTGACGCGTCCGAGCAGCTCAGCGAGCTGTTCGGGCACAACATCCCGCATCGGTGGTCGATCGCGCACCTCTACCAGGCGGTGCTGAACAGTGAGGAGCACCTGCCCCGGCTGGCACACGTCACCACGCTCGCCGGGTACGTGCACTGGAAGCTGACCGGCCGTCAGGTGCTCGGTGTCGGCGACGCCAGCGGGGTGTTCCCGATCGACGTGACGACCGGTGGTTACGACACCCGGATGCTGACCCAGTTCGACGAGTTGGCCGCCGGGCGGGTGCCGCGGAAGCTGGCCGAGTTGCTGCCGGCGGTGCTGCCCGCGGGTGAGGCGGCCGGCACCCTGACCGAAGCCGGCGCGCGGCTGCTGGACCCGAGCGGCACTCTGCAGCCGGGTGCGGTGCTGGCCCCGCCGGAGGGCGACGCCGGGACCGGCATGGTGGCCACCAACTCGGTGGCCCGCCGCACCGGCAACATCAGCGCCGGGACCAGCATCTTCGCGATGATCGTGCTGGACGGGCCGTTGAGCCGGGTGCACCCGGAGGTCGACCTGGTCACCACCCCGGCCGGGGATCTGGTGGCGATGGTGCACTGCAACAACGGTGCCAGCGAGCTGAACGCGTGGGCGGGCCTGTTCGGCGAGTTCGCCACCGCGCTGGGCGTGCAGGCGGACAGCGGCACGGTGTTCGAGACGCTGTTCCGGTCGGCGCTGGACGGGGCTCCGGACGGTGGCGGGCTGCTGGCGTTCAACAACCTGGCCGGCGAGCCGATCACCAGACTGCACGAAGGGCGACCCCTCTTCCTGCGTACGCCGGGAAGTGCTCTGAATCTCTCCACCTTCATGCGGACCCAGCTGTACGCCGCTCTGGCCACGCTCCGGATCGGCATGGACGTGCTGCAGAAGTCCGAGTCGGTGCGGTTGGACAAGATGTTCGCGCACGGCGGCCTGTTCAAGACCGAGGGTGTGGCGCAGAAGCTGCTGGCCGCCGCCATCGACACGCCGGTCACGGTCGGCGACTTCGCGTCCGAGGGCGGCGCGTGGGGCATCGCGGTGCTCGCCGCGTTCGTGGCCGAGAGGCAGCCGGGCCAGAGCCTGGACGACTTCCTGACCACCCGGGTGTTCGCCGGTGCCGAGCTGAGCACCGCCGAGCCGGAGAAGACCGACGTGGAGGGCTTCAACGCCTTCATGCAGCGGTACGTAGCAGCACTGCCGGTCCAGGAGGCCGCGATTTCCCACAGCTGA